In Xiphophorus hellerii strain 12219 chromosome 13, Xiphophorus_hellerii-4.1, whole genome shotgun sequence, the following proteins share a genomic window:
- the srd5a1 gene encoding 3-oxo-5-alpha-steroid 4-dehydrogenase 1, giving the protein MDVFLSWLFSSEEQERYILDCMAYFMDFMAACTFVSLLFQNVPYGRYASSKYGFPVSVKFAWFIQELPSLLLPLCLVFWTSSSKTSLLPNQLLIAMFFCHYVQRTLIYPFLIRGGKATPFASFALAFVFCIYNGYMQARYLSHYAEYPADWVTHPRFITGSALWLIGWLVNIHSDHILRNLRKPGETGYKIPRGGMFEFVSGANFLGEITEWAGFALAGRSAHSAAFSVFTTVVLANRAVAHHKWYLAKFEDYPKSRKALIPFVF; this is encoded by the exons ATGGACGTCTTCCTGTCCTGGCTGTTCTCCTCGGAGGAGCAGGAGCGGTATATTTTGGACTGCATGGCTTACTTCATGGATTTCATGGCAGCCTGCACATTCGTTAGTTTACTTTTCCAAAACGTCCCATACGGAAGGTATGCTTCGAGCAAATATGGGTTTCCTGTTAGTGTGAAGTTTGCCTGGTTCATCCAGGAGCTGCCCTCCTTATTGTTGCCTctgtgtttggtgttttggACATCTTCCTCTAAAACGTCTCTATTACCCAATCAGCTCCTCATTGCTATGTTCTTCTGCCACTACGTTCAAAG aacccttatttatccatttttaaTTCGAGGGGGTAAAGCGACACCGTTCGCTTCATTCGCCCTGGCCTTTGTCTTCTGCATATACAATGGCTACATGCAGGCTCGATACCTGAGTCACTATGCAGAGTACCCTGCAGACTGGGTTACACATCCGCGCTTCATCACAG GTTCTGCTCTGTGGCTGATCGGCTGGCTGGTGAACATCCACTCTGACCACATCCTGAGGAACCTGAGGAAACCCGGCGAGACGGGTTACAAGATTCCGAGAG GCGGAATGTTTGAGTTCGTGTCCGGAGCCAACTTCTTGGGAGAGATAACAGAGTGGGCCGGCTTCGCTCTGGCGGGCCGCTCGGCTCACAGTGCAGCCTTCTCCGTCTTCACCACAGTGGTCCTCGCCAACAGGGCTGTGGCCCACCACAA ATGGTACCTCGCTAAGTTTGAAGACTATCCCAAAAGCAGGAAGGCACTGATTCCCTTCGTGTTCTAG
- the nsun2 gene encoding RNA cytosine C(5)-methyltransferase NSUN2, with protein sequence MGKRSRQRQKNQNASRDDRDNAGWGAGYADIIKENKLFEDYYKEQGLIPEGEFDQFMEAMREPLPATIRITGYKSHAKEILHCLKEKYFKDIQELEIDSQKIEAPQPLSWYPDEQAWHTNMSRKLIRKSPLLEKFHQFLVSETESGNISRQEAVSMIPPLLLKIESHHKILDMCAAPGSKTAQLIEMLHSDMDVPFPEGFVIANDVDNKRCYLLVHQAKRLNSPCIMVVNHDASCIPTLQIDSGGRKDVLFYDRVLCDVPCSGDGTMRKNIDVWKKWTTSNSLHLHGLQLRIAVRGVEQLAVGGRMVYSTCSLNPIEDEAVIAALLEKSEGALELADASADLPGLKWMPGVTSWKLMTKEGQWFSDWSEVPSSRHTQIRPTMFPPKDPEKLAGLHLERCMRILPHHQNTGGFFVAVLVKKAPMPWNKRHPKLRKSAPTQTGGSLAADVPRLLPEGSAEETEDGGPGGRGDGETETAGAPLAQEAAGKQDAVCGPPPSKKLRVFGYKEDPFVFLTEDDPVFTTIQSFYDLSPDFPKLNVLTRTHEGKKRHLYMVSKELRNVLLNNGERMKVINTGVKVWSRNSDGEEFGCAFRLAQEGIYTLQPYIRSRIIRVSVEDIKVLLTQENPFLSKLENDAHAQAKQTGMGSIVLKYIPNPNDPSEPQCPIQLCGWRGKTSIRAFVPRNERFHYLRLLGVEVFRDKQGLGQKSRDGAKEAVGKGGELENGDGNGSLEPKTEGGNKEQQQLKDTKGAVAD encoded by the exons ATGGGGAAAAGAAGCCGACAGCGGCAGAAAAACCAGAATGCTAGCAGAGACGACAGAGACAACGCT GGCTGGGGAGCAGGCTACGCGGACATCATCAAGGAGAACAAGCTGTTTGAGGACTACTACAAGGAACAAGGCCTGATCCCAGAGGGAGAGTTTGACCAGTTCATGGAGGCCATGAGGGAGCCGCTGCCCGCAACCATCCGCATCACCGGATACAAGAG TCACGCTAAGGAGATCCTCCACTGTCTGAAGGAAAAGTACTTCAAAGATATTCAGGAGCTGGAAATCGACAGCCAGAAGATTGAAGCCCCACAGCCTCTCAGCTG GTATCCCGATGAGCAGGCCTGGCACACCAACATGAGCAGGAAGCTCATTAGGAAGTCTCCCCTGCTGGAGAAGTTTCATCAGTTCCTGGTCAGCGAGACAGAATCt GGTAACAtcagcagacaggaagctgtCAGCATGATCCCTCCTCTGCTCCTGAAAATCGAGTCCCACCACAAG ATCCTGGACATGTGCGCCGCTCCCGGTTCAAAGACGGCTCAACTGATCGAGATGCTTCACTCCGACATGGACGTGCCGTTTCCAG AGGGCTTTGTGATTGCCAACGACGTGGACAACAAGCGCTGCTACCTGCTGGTGCACCAGGCCAAGCGCCTCAACAGTCCGTGCATCATGGTGGTGAACCACGACGCCTCCTGCATCCCCACGCTGCAGATCGACTCCGGCGGCAGGAAGGACGTCCTGTTCTACGACCGAGTCCTGTGTGACGTTCCCTGCAG CGGAGACGGAACCATGAGGAAGAACATAGACGTGTGGAAGAAATGGACGACCAGCAACAGCCTGCACCTCCACGG gTTGCAGCTGCGCATTGCGGTGCGTGGCGTTGAGCAGCTGGCCGTAGGGGGGAGGATGGTGTACTCCACCTGTTCGCTCAACCCGATAGAGGACGAAGCCGTCATAGCGGCACTGCTGGAGAAGAGTGAAG GAGCGCTGGAGCTGGCTGACGCATCCGCCGACCTGCCTGGACTCAAGTGGATGCCCGGGGTTACTTCCTGGAAG ctGATGACCAAGGAGGGCCAGTGGTTCTCCGATTGGTCCGAGGTTCCGAGCAGCCGCCACACTCAGATCCGTCCCACTATGTTCCCACCCAAAGACCCGGAGAAGCTGGCCGGCTTGCACCTGGAGCGATG CATGAGGATTCTGCCTCATCACCAGAACACCGGAGGCTTCTTTGTGGCCGTGCTGGTGAAGAAAGCCCCCATGCCGTGGAACAAAAGACACCCCAAG CTGAGGAAGAGCGCTCCGACCCAAACCGGAGGCTCGCTGGCAGCAGACGTCCCCCGTCTTCTCCCCGAAGGCTCGGCGGAGGAGACGGAGGACGGCGGCCCAGGAGGGAGAGGAGACGGGGAGACGGAGACCGCAGGAGCTCCACTGGCTCAGGAGGCTGCTGGTAAACAAGATGCTGTGTGTGG ACCTCCACCATCTAAAAAGCTGAGGGTGTTTGGCTATAAAGAAGACCCGTTTGTGTTCCTGACTGAAGACGACCCAGTCTTCACCACCATACA ATCGTTCTACGATCTGTCTCCTGACTTCCCCAAGCTCAACGTTCTCACCAGGACGCACGAGGGCAAGAAGAGACACCTGTACATGGTGTCCAAAGAGCTGCGCAACGTTCTGCTCAACAACGGCGAGCGCATGaag GTCATTAACACCGGGGTGAAGGTGTGGTCTCGCAACAGCGACGGAGAGGAGTTTGGCTGTGCCTTCAGACTGGCTCAGgag GGTATCTACACCCTCCAGCCGTACATTCGCTCCAGGATAATCAGAGTGAGTGTGGAGGACATCAAAGTGCTGCTGACGCAGGAGAACCCCTTCCTCAGCAAGCTGGAGAACGACGCGCACGCTCAGGCCAAGCAAACGG GAATGGGCAGCATAGTGTTGAAGTACATCCCAAACCCGAA CGACCCCTCTGAGCCTCAGTGTCCCATCCAGCTGTGCGGCTGGAGGGGAAAGACGTCCATCCGAGCCTTCGTCCCCCGCAACGAGCGCTTCCACTACCTGCGGTTGCTGGGCGTGGAGGTGTTCAGAGACAAGCAGGGCCTGGGGCAGAAGAGCAGGGACGGAGCCAAGGAGGCGGTGGGAAAAGGGGGAGAGTTGGAGAACGGCGATGGAAACGGATCACTGGAGCCAAAGACCGAGGGTGGGAAcaaggagcagcagcagctgaaagatACGAAGGGCGCCGTGGCGGACTGA